The following are encoded in a window of Methylocystis rosea genomic DNA:
- the nuoG gene encoding NADH-quinone oxidoreductase subunit NuoG — protein sequence MTKILVDGVEVDVPGDFTLLQACEQAGAEIPRFCYHERLSIAGNCRMCLVEVKGGPPKPQASCAMSVKDLRPGPNGAPPEVLTKSPMVKKAREGVMEFLLINHPLDCPICDQGGECDLQDQALVFGVDSSRFHENKRAVEDKYIGVLVKTEMNRCIHCTRCVRFTAEVAGTGDMGAIGRGEDMEITTYLESAMTSELQGNVADLCPVGALLPKPQSFRGRPWEYQKTETIDVMDALGSAIRVDSRGREVMRILPRINDLVNEEWISDKTRQIVDGLKTQRLDRPYIRENGRLRPASWQEALAAVAAKTKATPASRIGALVGDLAAVEETFALKLLAEQLGTPNLDCRQDGAKLDPKFGRASYLFNATVAGIEQAGAALIIGANPRKEAPVLNARLRKRWLRGDFKISLVGERADLTYDYDYLGAGPESLLQFIRVAKPAEKLLVIVGQGALSRDDGEAALTLAAQAAQRLGGLGDGWNGFSVLHTAAARVGALDLGFTPGAGGLDARAMAKAGALDLIFNLGADEIAIEPGAFVVYIGTHGDRGAHRADVILPGAAYTEKSGLYVNTEGRVQRAFRVVFPPGEAREDWAVLRALSGALGAPLPFDSLAALRRLLVESHPHFAELDEIAPSESTQVVALANHPAVAMKDFFAPAIQNFYFTNPIARASAVMAECSALAQGRLAQAAE from the coding sequence GTGACCAAGATTCTCGTCGATGGCGTCGAAGTGGACGTGCCCGGGGATTTCACCCTGCTGCAGGCGTGCGAGCAGGCCGGCGCCGAGATTCCACGCTTTTGTTATCACGAGCGCCTGTCGATCGCCGGCAACTGCCGCATGTGCCTCGTCGAGGTGAAGGGCGGACCGCCGAAGCCGCAGGCCTCCTGCGCCATGTCGGTGAAGGATTTGCGCCCCGGTCCGAACGGCGCGCCGCCGGAAGTGCTCACCAAGTCGCCGATGGTGAAGAAGGCGCGCGAGGGGGTGATGGAGTTTCTGCTGATCAACCATCCGCTCGATTGCCCGATCTGTGATCAGGGCGGCGAATGCGATCTGCAGGATCAGGCGCTGGTCTTTGGCGTCGACAGCTCGCGTTTTCATGAAAACAAGCGCGCGGTCGAGGACAAATATATCGGCGTCCTGGTCAAGACCGAGATGAACCGCTGCATCCATTGCACGCGTTGCGTCCGCTTCACGGCGGAGGTCGCCGGCACGGGCGACATGGGCGCGATCGGCCGCGGCGAAGATATGGAGATCACCACCTATCTCGAAAGCGCGATGACCTCCGAGCTGCAGGGCAATGTCGCGGATCTCTGTCCGGTCGGCGCGCTGCTGCCCAAGCCGCAAAGCTTCCGTGGCCGTCCCTGGGAGTATCAGAAGACCGAGACGATCGACGTCATGGACGCGCTTGGCTCGGCGATCCGCGTCGACTCGCGCGGCCGTGAAGTCATGCGCATTCTGCCGCGCATCAACGACCTCGTGAACGAGGAGTGGATTTCCGACAAGACGCGCCAGATTGTCGACGGTCTGAAGACGCAGCGCCTTGATCGCCCCTATATCCGCGAGAACGGCCGGCTGCGTCCGGCTTCCTGGCAGGAGGCGCTCGCCGCCGTCGCCGCCAAAACCAAGGCGACGCCCGCGTCGCGCATTGGCGCGCTGGTCGGCGATCTCGCCGCGGTCGAAGAGACCTTCGCGCTGAAGCTCCTCGCCGAGCAGCTGGGAACGCCCAATCTCGATTGCCGCCAGGACGGCGCCAAACTCGATCCGAAATTCGGCCGGGCCTCTTATCTCTTCAACGCGACGGTCGCGGGGATCGAGCAGGCGGGCGCCGCGCTCATCATCGGCGCCAATCCGCGCAAGGAAGCGCCTGTTCTCAACGCGCGACTCCGCAAGCGCTGGCTCAGAGGCGACTTCAAGATCTCGCTTGTCGGCGAGCGCGCCGATCTCACCTACGACTACGACTATCTCGGAGCCGGACCGGAATCGCTTCTGCAGTTCATCCGCGTCGCAAAGCCGGCTGAAAAGCTGCTCGTCATCGTCGGGCAGGGCGCTCTGTCGCGTGACGACGGGGAGGCGGCGCTCACGCTCGCCGCTCAGGCCGCGCAAAGGCTCGGCGGTCTCGGCGATGGCTGGAACGGCTTCTCCGTCCTGCATACGGCGGCCGCGCGCGTCGGCGCGCTCGATCTCGGCTTCACGCCAGGCGCCGGCGGGTTGGATGCGCGGGCGATGGCGAAGGCCGGCGCGCTCGATCTCATCTTCAACCTCGGCGCTGACGAAATCGCCATCGAACCGGGCGCCTTCGTGGTTTACATCGGCACGCATGGCGATCGCGGCGCGCATCGCGCCGACGTGATCCTGCCCGGCGCCGCCTATACGGAAAAGTCCGGGCTTTACGTCAATACGGAGGGCCGCGTGCAGCGCGCCTTCCGCGTCGTCTTCCCGCCCGGAGAAGCGCGAGAGGATTGGGCGGTGCTGCGTGCGCTTTCGGGCGCGCTCGGCGCTCCGCTGCCCTTCGATTCGCTTGCGGCGTTGCGCCGGCTGCTCGTCGAGTCCCACCCGCACTTCGCGGAATTGGACGAGATTGCGCCGAGCGAATCCACGCAGGTCGTGGCGCTCGCCAATCATCCGGCCGTGGCGATGAAGGATTTCTTCGCGCCGGCGATCCAAAACTTCTACTTCACAAATCCGATCGCCCGCGCCTCGGCGGTCATGGCGGAATGTTCGGCGCTGGCGCAGGGCCGGCTTGCGCAGGCGGCGGAATAG
- the nuoH gene encoding NADH-quinone oxidoreductase subunit NuoH, with the protein MSDGWASAISDFFIAYPLVLALVKSVLLAVALLIYVAYVILADRKIWAAVQLRRGPNVVGPWGLLQSFADFLKFALKEPVIPDVANKGVFLFAPFIMATLSIAAWAVIPVADGWAVGDINVGILYIFALSSLGVYGVIMGGWASNSKYPFLSALRSAAQMVSYEVSIGFVIITVLLCAGSLNLTDIVNAQDTSYGMAGWYWLRLFPMFVVFFVSALAETNRPPFDLVEAESELVAGFMIEYSATPYVLFMLAEYVAIVTMCALLTILFFGGWLPPIKIAPFTYVPGVIWFTLKVSFFFFFFAMVKAFVPRYRYDQLMRLGWKVFLPISLAMVVIVAAVLQFWPAGPAGS; encoded by the coding sequence GTGAGCGACGGTTGGGCGAGCGCCATTTCGGATTTCTTCATCGCGTATCCGCTTGTTCTCGCGCTCGTGAAGAGCGTTTTGCTGGCGGTCGCGTTGCTCATCTATGTGGCCTATGTGATCCTCGCCGACCGCAAGATCTGGGCGGCGGTGCAGTTGCGCCGCGGACCGAATGTCGTCGGACCCTGGGGGTTGCTGCAGAGCTTCGCGGACTTTCTCAAGTTCGCGCTCAAGGAGCCGGTGATCCCGGACGTCGCCAACAAGGGCGTTTTCCTGTTCGCGCCCTTCATCATGGCGACGCTCTCGATCGCCGCCTGGGCCGTCATTCCGGTCGCCGACGGCTGGGCGGTCGGCGACATCAATGTCGGGATCCTTTATATTTTCGCGCTGTCGTCGCTGGGCGTCTATGGCGTCATCATGGGCGGTTGGGCGTCGAACTCGAAATATCCGTTCCTGTCGGCGCTCCGCTCGGCGGCGCAGATGGTCTCCTATGAAGTCTCGATCGGCTTCGTCATCATCACGGTGCTGCTCTGCGCCGGCTCGCTCAATCTGACCGACATCGTCAATGCGCAGGATACGTCCTACGGCATGGCCGGCTGGTATTGGCTGCGCCTGTTCCCGATGTTCGTCGTCTTCTTCGTCTCGGCGCTCGCCGAGACCAATCGTCCGCCGTTCGATCTCGTGGAGGCGGAGTCGGAGCTCGTCGCCGGCTTCATGATCGAATATTCCGCGACGCCCTACGTTCTGTTCATGCTCGCCGAATATGTGGCGATCGTCACCATGTGCGCGCTGCTGACGATCCTGTTCTTTGGCGGCTGGCTGCCGCCGATCAAGATCGCGCCGTTCACCTACGTCCCGGGCGTGATCTGGTTCACGCTGAAGGTGAGCTTCTTCTTCTTCTTCTTCGCCATGGTGAAGGCTTTCGTGCCGCGCTATCGCTACGATCAGCTGATGCGTTTGGGCTGGAAAGTCTTCCTGCCGATCTCCCTCGCCATGGTCGTCATCGTCGCCGCCGTGCTGCAGTTCTGGCCGGCGGGACCGGCAGGCAGTTGA
- the nuoI gene encoding NADH-quinone oxidoreductase subunit NuoI, whose product MKLDQAAKSLFLTEFVGAFLLSMRYFFKPKATINYPHEKNPQSPRYRGEHALRRYPNGEERCIACKLCEAICPAQAITIEAGPRRNDGTRRTTRYDIDMVKCIYCGYCQEACPVDAIVEGPNSEFSVETREELYYNKERLLDNGDRWEREIARNIAMDAQYR is encoded by the coding sequence ATGAAACTCGATCAAGCCGCCAAGTCGCTCTTCCTCACCGAGTTCGTCGGCGCATTTCTGCTGTCGATGCGCTACTTCTTTAAGCCGAAGGCGACGATCAACTATCCGCACGAAAAGAATCCGCAGTCGCCGCGCTACCGCGGCGAGCATGCGTTGCGCCGCTATCCCAATGGCGAGGAGCGCTGCATCGCCTGCAAGCTGTGCGAGGCGATCTGTCCTGCGCAGGCGATCACCATCGAAGCCGGACCGCGCCGCAACGACGGCACCCGCCGCACGACGCGCTACGACATCGACATGGTCAAATGCATCTATTGCGGCTACTGCCAGGAAGCCTGCCCGGTCGACGCCATCGTCGAGGGGCCCAATTCGGAATTCTCGGTCGAGACGCGCGAGGAGCTGTACTACAACAAGGAGCGTCTGCTCGATAACGGCGACCGCTGGGAGCGCGAGATCGCGCGCAACATCGCGATGGACGCGCAGTACAGGTAA